TGCGGGCGACCACGTCGTCGAGCGTCATCCGCCCGGTGGCCCCGGGGCCGGCCGACGGCCCGTTGTACAGCTCGTACAGCTGCTCGTCGCTCAGCGGGCCCTGCGCGGAAGGCTGCTGGGCGTACTGCGTCCCCGCGTAGGGGTTGGCGCCGTACGGGTTGGCGCCGTACGGGCTCCCGGCCTGCGCGTTGTTGCCGAACCCCGCGTAGCCGGAGTCGCGGGTGAAGGACCCCTCCCGCGAGAAGACCGGGTTGCTGCTTCTCATTGCACATTCCCTCCGTGGCGGCACTGCACCGCCCAACGCACAAGGGTAATGGCTTGGCAAAAATTCCGGGATACGCCGCGAGGAGGATCCGGTGAACGACACCCGGCGGGGACGCCCGTCGGCGCCCCCGCCGGTCCAACCGGTGCCCGGAGCCGGACTCGAACCGGCACGGCCTCGCGGCCAAGCAGTTTTAAGCTGCCCGTGTCTGCGTTCCACCATCCGGGCCTCTCGCGAAACCACCCTGAGCCTAGTCGCCAGGATCACCCTTTCGCATGTTCCCAGCCCCGGAAGTTGTCATGTTTCCTTGCTATCTGACGAACTGTTCGGGATTCGGCCACGAAGCATAGTGGTTCAGGCCATCGACCGGAAACCGGTCGCCCCTCGGGGTTCCCGTCATACCGCAGGAGGAGGGCCCGCCCGGCTCCTACACCCAGCGGTGGTCCGACAACCGTCCGGCGGAGCGACGCCGGAGCATGATCACGTCGCGGAGCATGGAGGTACCCCGATCGCCAGCACAAGGAGCTCCCCGTGACCACGTCGACCGCAACCGCCGTCCGCACCGGCCGGGCGGCCGCCCGCGCCACCGGCCTGAACAAGGTCTACGGGGAGGGGGAGACCCGCGTCGTCGCCCTCGACAACGTCAGCGTGGCCTTCCCCCAGGGCGAGTTCACCGCCATCATGGGCCCCTCCGGCTCCGGCAAGTCCACCCTCATGCACTGCATGGCCGGCCTCGACACCGTCAGCTCCGGCTCCTCCACCATCGGCGACACCGAACTCGTCGGCCTCAAGGACAAGCAGCTCACCCAACTGCGCCGCGACCACATCGGCTTCGTCTTCCAGGCCTTCAACCTGCTCCCCACCCTGACCGCCCTGGAGAACATCACCCTCCCCATGGACATCGCCGGCCGCAAGGTCGACCAGGCCTGGCTCGACCGCGTCGTCGACACCGTCGGCCTCTCCGGCCGCCTCAGCCACCGCCCCTCCCAGCTCTCCGGCGGCCAGCAGCAACGCGTCGCCTGCGCCCGCGCCCTCGCCGGCAAGCCCGACATCGTCTTCGCCGACGAACCCACCGGCAACCTCGACTCCCGCTCCGGCGCCGAGATCCTCTCCTTCCTGCGCAACTCCGTGCGCGAACTCGGCCAGACCGTCGTCATGGTCACCCACGACCCCGTCGCCGCCTCCTACGCCGACCGCGTCGTCTTCCTCGCCGACGGCCGCATCGTCGACGAACTCCACACCCCCACCGCCGACACCGTCCTGGACCGCATGCGCCGCTTCGACGCCAAGGGCCGCACCAGCTGACCCGGCGACAGCACCCAGCCGCCCCTCCGCGAACCACAGGACACCCCATGTACCGCACCGCACTGCGCAACGTGCTGGCCCACAAGGGCCGACTGCTGATGACGGCGCTCGCCGTCATGCTCGGCACCGCCTTCGTGGCGGGCACCATGGTCTTCTCCGACACCTTCGGCAAGGCCATGCGGGACAGCAACTCCAAGAGCTACTCGGACGTCTCGGTCCAGGTGGTCGACCGCGCGGCCGGCTCCGGCGCCAGCGCCAAGCAGAAGAGCGAGAGCGGCTCCGCCGCGCTCACCGACGCCACCGTCCAGCAGCTGGCCGCCCTCCCGGGCACCGCCAACGCGCGCGGCGTGGTCGGCGGCTTCACCGGTGTCGCCGACCGGGGCGGCAACCTGATAGGCGAGTTCTGGGCCGCGAAGGGGGCCAACTTCGCCCCGGGCCAGGACGGCAAGGACCCGCGCTACCCGATGGCCGAGGGCCAGGGCCCGACGAACGCCAAGGAGATCGCCCTCGACCGCAGGACCGCCGACAAGGCGGGCTACAAGGTCGGCGACACCGTCCGGGTCGCCGCCAACGGCCCGGTGGTCGAGGCGAAGCTCACCGGCATCTTCACCACCGACGACCCGGTGGTGAGCACCGGCGGCACGCTCACCCTGTTCGACAAGGCCACCGCCCAGCATCTGCTGCTGGAGCCGGGCCGCTACAGCAGCATCGTGCTCACCGCCAAGCCCGGCACCACCGACGACGCGCTGCTCGCCCAGGCCGAGCCCAAGGTGCCGTCGGGCCACCAGTTCGACGTCGAGACCGGCACCAAGCTGAAGGCCGACGAGCAGGACATGATCGCCAAGGGCACCGACACCCTGCGCACCGTGCTGCTCGCGTTCGCCGGCATCTCGCTCTTCGTCGGCATCTTCATCATCGCCAACACCTTCACCATGCTGGTCGCCCAGCGCACCAAGGAGCTCGCGCTGCTGCGGGCGATCGGGGCCAGCCGCAAG
The genomic region above belongs to Streptomyces sp. 1331.2 and contains:
- a CDS encoding ABC transporter ATP-binding protein, encoding MTTSTATAVRTGRAAARATGLNKVYGEGETRVVALDNVSVAFPQGEFTAIMGPSGSGKSTLMHCMAGLDTVSSGSSTIGDTELVGLKDKQLTQLRRDHIGFVFQAFNLLPTLTALENITLPMDIAGRKVDQAWLDRVVDTVGLSGRLSHRPSQLSGGQQQRVACARALAGKPDIVFADEPTGNLDSRSGAEILSFLRNSVRELGQTVVMVTHDPVAASYADRVVFLADGRIVDELHTPTADTVLDRMRRFDAKGRTS